The Sulfolobales archaeon DNA segment GTTTATTATCCACTATCTTCATTTCTTCCTAATCAATATCCTGGGTAGGCTATCTATCTCAACATCGTTCACAACATATTCTCCCGTTAAGTAATCGATGAACCTACCATCAACCCTTACAACAACCTTACCAATACCCCTGGTCTTAACTAAAACCAAAACCCTATCCCCTCTCCAGAAACCACATACACCATTTGGTGTTCTCATGGGCTTGTATGCTAGTGAATTTATGTTGAGGTCTCTTCTCAGCTTTAGAAGCCTATGGGTTATATAGATTTTTATTCTGCCATCATCCATATTGCTGATCATCTCCTTATCAAAGGATCTAGATCTCTTCAGAAGATCTGCCAGTTCCTTGAAGTTAACAGGTCTCCTATTATCTGGATCTGTTAGCAGATATCTCCAGGCCTCGGTTCCCTAGTAGATATCTGGCACACCAGGCGACATGATCTTTAGTGCTACTAGTGAGAGGGACTTCTCCATACCGACTCTTCTGATCTTCGCTTCAAACTTGGAGAAGCTGTTGATAAAGCTTCTATTCGTAAATGCCTCTTCAACGAGATCCGGCATTACGCGCTCATACTCTATATTCGGGTTGAGCCAGCTTGTATATATGCTTGCCTCCCTCAGGACCTATGTGGTTATAAACCACATCGAGGATCACAGCTATCCTCCTCTTATGAGCCTCATCCACAAGCTTTGCAAGCATCTTGGGCCCTCCATAGCTATTCTGCACAGCATAGAGAAACACTCCATTATAGCCCCAATCCATTTCTCCAGGGAATTGTGTAACCGGCATTAGCTCTATAGCATTAACACCTAGAT contains these protein-coding regions:
- a CDS encoding DUF1953 domain-containing protein, which encodes MISNMDDGRIKIYITHRLLKLRRDLNINSLAYKPMRTPNGVCGFWRGDRVLVLVKTRGIGKVVVRVDGRFIDYLTGEYVVNDVEIDSLPRILIRKK
- a CDS encoding alpha-amylase family glycosyl hydrolase; this encodes MDLRDLLIYEIHVGIFTERGDFLGVIEKLGYLVDLGVNAIELMPVTQFPGEMDWGYNGVFLYAVQNSYGGPKMLAKLVDEAHKRRIAVILDVVYNHIGPEGGKHIYKLAQPEYRV